The following coding sequences are from one Chloracidobacterium sp. window:
- a CDS encoding alkaline phosphatase family protein produces MPILELKFFIGSTKLVITGVLMRLSLMTLTPIKITALMLGISVIAAFLVNLLYMKRYFLVLVLLVTSFSVNAVGQAPIKDLKPTVILVSLDGFRYDYLDKYAPPTLQKLAKEGVRAKWMIPSFPTKTFPNHYTVATGLYPAHHGIVENNIWDFGVIFSMGKREEVQNGRWWLGEPIWVTAEKQGQRAGAFFFPGTEAVIGGKRPTFWNNYDGAIPNDKRVDTILGWLDLPQAERPTVYTLYFSDTDDAGHRYSPESEENKAAVAKVDGDLKRLVDGLNARKIGKKVNIIVVSDHGMATVDQRNAVVLDDYFDFADTDRILWTGEIVQIFPKAGKEIEILAALKKPGIHTTCWAKSDIPERLHYSDGPRVAPIVCSSDLGWMMTSRDRYERTKKQSDFLGPRGAHGYDNKYQEMQATFIAHGKAFKKHKVVEPFSNVEVYNIMCKILGLKPAPNDGDLNHVKNMLK; encoded by the coding sequence TTGCCAATTCTCGAGCTAAAGTTTTTTATTGGTTCTACAAAGTTGGTGATCACCGGCGTGCTGATGCGCCTGTCATTGATGACACTTACGCCGATCAAGATCACGGCATTGATGTTAGGCATTTCCGTAATCGCGGCTTTTCTTGTAAATTTGCTCTATATGAAACGATATTTTCTTGTCCTGGTACTGCTTGTTACCTCATTTTCGGTCAACGCTGTCGGCCAAGCCCCGATCAAGGATCTCAAGCCGACCGTTATCCTGGTCTCGCTAGATGGTTTTCGATACGATTACCTCGATAAATACGCTCCGCCGACACTGCAAAAGCTCGCAAAAGAGGGCGTACGAGCAAAGTGGATGATCCCATCGTTTCCGACTAAGACATTTCCCAATCATTACACTGTCGCTACGGGATTGTACCCGGCACATCACGGCATTGTTGAAAATAACATTTGGGATTTTGGTGTCATCTTTTCGATGGGAAAACGAGAAGAGGTGCAAAATGGGCGGTGGTGGCTCGGCGAACCGATCTGGGTCACGGCCGAAAAGCAGGGCCAGCGTGCGGGAGCGTTCTTTTTCCCCGGGACTGAAGCCGTGATAGGCGGCAAAAGGCCGACATTTTGGAACAATTACGACGGTGCGATCCCTAATGACAAACGCGTCGACACGATTCTCGGTTGGTTGGATCTGCCGCAGGCCGAACGGCCTACGGTGTACACACTTTATTTCAGCGACACGGACGACGCCGGGCATCGATATTCGCCCGAATCCGAGGAGAATAAGGCGGCCGTTGCCAAGGTCGACGGCGACCTAAAGCGGTTGGTCGATGGGCTAAATGCCCGAAAGATCGGAAAGAAGGTAAACATTATCGTCGTCTCCGATCACGGGATGGCCACCGTTGACCAGAGAAATGCCGTTGTTTTGGATGACTATTTCGATTTTGCCGACACAGACAGGATCTTGTGGACGGGCGAGATCGTGCAGATCTTTCCCAAAGCCGGAAAGGAGATTGAAATATTGGCAGCGTTGAAAAAGCCGGGCATTCATACTACTTGTTGGGCAAAGAGTGATATTCCGGAAAGACTCCATTATAGCGACGGGCCGCGCGTCGCTCCGATCGTCTGTTCGTCCGATCTCGGTTGGATGATGACCAGTCGCGATCGCTACGAACGCACCAAAAAGCAGAGTGATTTCCTGGGACCGCGTGGGGCTCACGGATATGACAATAAATATCAGGAAATGCAGGCAACATTTATCGCTCACGGTAAAGCCTTTAAGAAACACAAGGTGGTCGAGCCATTCTCAAATGTTGAGGTTTACAACATAATGTGCAAGATCCTCGGACTAAAGCCCGCCCCAAATGACGGTGACTTAAACCACGTAAAAAATATGCTTAAATAG
- a CDS encoding cupin domain-containing protein, translated as MSESTVIECDDLDEAIERYTGERGYRLDMIFPADSPREALLSMDGEVFRLVLENHPVRSEPLPPLLGKEESQEWISGRAGMMYRDLIPGRLNGKVIASHIRLLEDGPVADYVHYHKIEFQMIYCLKGRIEVVYEDQGPPFWLEAGDCVVQPPEIRHRVLFAEGTAEVLEVSMPAEHETWRDHELELPNSTINTSRLFKGQPFVITRNIRE; from the coding sequence ATGTCGGAATCTACCGTGATCGAATGTGACGACCTGGATGAGGCCATCGAGCGTTATACGGGCGAACGCGGTTATCGCCTCGATATGATCTTTCCGGCCGATTCTCCGCGTGAGGCCTTGTTGTCGATGGATGGTGAGGTATTTCGGCTCGTACTAGAGAACCACCCCGTCAGATCAGAGCCGCTGCCACCCCTTCTTGGTAAGGAGGAGAGTCAAGAATGGATCAGTGGCAGGGCCGGGATGATGTATCGTGATCTGATCCCGGGCAGGTTGAACGGAAAGGTGATCGCTTCGCACATTCGTTTGCTCGAGGATGGGCCCGTTGCGGATTACGTCCATTATCACAAGATCGAATTCCAGATGATCTACTGCCTCAAAGGCCGCATCGAGGTAGTTTACGAGGATCAAGGGCCGCCATTTTGGCTCGAAGCGGGCGACTGCGTCGTTCAGCCGCCCGAGATCCGCCACCGTGTGCTATTTGCCGAAGGAACTGCCGAGGTGCTTGAGGTGTCGATGCCCGCCGAGCACGAGACGTGGCGGGATCACGAGTTGGAATTACCCAACTCGACCATAAACACAAGCCGACTATTCAAAGGTCAGCCGTTCGTGATCACCAGAAATATTCGTGAATAG
- a CDS encoding OsmC family protein, translating into MSTYTAKVVWKNDAPEMFAGNQYTRGHSWEFDGGVTVPASSSPHVVRVPFSVEAAVDPEEALVASASSCHMLSFLYVAAKAGFNVESYEDYAVGEMATTDTGRQWISKITLDPQIVWIGDAPTADELATLHHEAHEVCYIANSIKSEVVVKD; encoded by the coding sequence ATGTCAACATACACAGCAAAAGTAGTTTGGAAAAATGATGCACCGGAGATGTTTGCGGGGAATCAGTATACTCGCGGGCATAGTTGGGAGTTTGACGGCGGGGTGACGGTTCCGGCGTCTAGTTCGCCGCATGTGGTGCGGGTTCCGTTTTCGGTCGAGGCGGCGGTGGATCCGGAGGAGGCTTTGGTGGCGTCGGCTTCGTCGTGTCATATGTTGTCATTTCTTTATGTAGCGGCGAAGGCGGGATTTAATGTTGAGTCTTACGAAGACTACGCCGTCGGCGAGATGGCGACGACCGATACTGGAAGGCAGTGGATATCAAAAATTACGCTCGATCCGCAGATCGTCTGGATCGGCGACGCTCCGACTGCAGACGAACTTGCGACACTTCATCACGAGGCGCACGAAGTTTGCTATATTGCTAATTCGATCAAGTCCGAGGTTGTAGTCAAAGACTAG
- the asnS gene encoding asparagine--tRNA ligase translates to MSQTYINQLKDHVGESVTLKGWLYNKRSSGKLVFMQMRDGTGIVQCVVFKPNDEALYDLADSIGQESSIIVTGTVKEDTRSSIGVELDVTALEVLQNVHDYPITPKEHGTEFLMDNRHLWIRSKKQHAVLKIRHTVIKAVRDFFDDNGFTLADTPIFTPAACEGTTTLFEVDYFGDDKAYLTQSGQLYNEATAAAFGKSYAFGPTFRAEKSKTRRHLTEFWMVEPEVAYASYEDMMDLGESMILSIVECVLTDRQEELKTLERDTTVLEAINAPFPRLHYDDAVKMLQEGFAKGELENNFEWGGDFGAPDETYLSTQHGKPVFVHHFPAAIKGFYFEVDPERPECALGIDLLAPEGYGEIIGGGERAANLDYLIEQLKHHGLDQATFEWYLDLRRYGSVPHAGFGMGIERCTAWMAGIEHVRETIPFPRMLNRLRP, encoded by the coding sequence ATGTCGCAAACTTACATCAACCAACTAAAAGATCACGTCGGCGAGTCGGTCACGCTTAAGGGCTGGCTTTATAACAAACGTTCGAGCGGCAAGCTCGTGTTTATGCAAATGCGTGACGGCACGGGCATTGTGCAGTGCGTTGTTTTTAAGCCTAATGACGAGGCATTGTACGATCTGGCGGACTCGATAGGGCAGGAAAGCTCGATCATCGTCACCGGCACTGTCAAAGAGGACACGCGTTCGTCGATCGGCGTCGAACTCGATGTGACCGCACTCGAAGTTCTGCAAAACGTCCACGATTACCCGATTACGCCGAAAGAGCACGGGACCGAATTCCTGATGGACAACCGCCATCTGTGGATCCGTTCGAAAAAGCAACACGCGGTGCTAAAGATCCGTCATACCGTCATCAAAGCAGTCCGTGATTTCTTTGACGACAATGGTTTTACGCTCGCCGACACGCCGATATTCACGCCTGCCGCGTGCGAAGGCACGACGACTCTGTTCGAAGTTGATTATTTTGGCGACGATAAAGCGTATTTAACGCAATCCGGCCAGCTTTATAACGAAGCGACAGCCGCCGCATTTGGCAAATCATACGCCTTTGGGCCGACGTTTCGTGCTGAAAAGTCTAAGACACGGCGTCACTTGACCGAATTCTGGATGGTCGAGCCGGAGGTTGCTTACGCAAGCTACGAAGATATGATGGACCTCGGCGAATCGATGATATTGTCGATAGTCGAATGCGTTCTGACCGACCGTCAGGAAGAGCTAAAAACGCTCGAACGCGACACGACCGTTCTCGAAGCCATCAACGCTCCGTTCCCGCGACTGCATTACGACGATGCCGTCAAAATGCTGCAAGAGGGCTTTGCCAAGGGCGAGCTTGAAAATAATTTCGAATGGGGCGGCGACTTCGGTGCTCCGGACGAAACATATCTCTCCACACAGCACGGTAAACCGGTTTTCGTCCATCACTTCCCCGCTGCGATCAAAGGGTTTTACTTCGAAGTTGATCCGGAACGCCCGGAATGTGCTCTCGGCATCGACCTGCTCGCCCCTGAAGGCTACGGCGAAATAATCGGCGGCGGCGAACGTGCCGCGAATCTCGATTACCTGATCGAGCAGCTAAAACATCACGGACTAGATCAAGCAACCTTCGAATGGTACCTCGACCTCCGTCGCTACGGCAGCGTCCCTCACGCCGGTTTCGGTATGGGCATCGAACGCTGCACCGCCTGGATGGCCGGCATCGAACACGTCCGTGAGACAATTCCATTTCCGAGAATGTTGAATAGGCTGCGGCCATAG
- a CDS encoding ABC transporter ATP-binding protein, with protein MADEKKKKKINYSSAWAEARKIMWNARWRLFLGSVLMLISRFASMVLPASTKYIGDEVFTKQRYDLLKWIALAVGISTIIQSATGFALSQILGVAAQRAITEMRKTVMRHIERLPISYFDSTQSGQLISRIMNDAEGIRNLVGTGLGQILGSLVTSVIAIGVLFYINWRLTTATMIVLVIFGSVLMYAFKVLRPIFKERNVINADVTGRLGESLGGIRIVKAYTAEKREELSFARGAHKLFRNVAKTVTGVSAIASFSSLVIGAVAVVMMILGGSAVSANTMTLGDFLMYISFTFLLAMPVFELTAIGTQITEALAGLDRIREVMAMTTEDEADAGKAPLPHVDGTIDFENVFFEYDPGVPVLKGVSFHSEAGTTTALVGSSGSGKSTILSLVLNFIQPTTGDIKIDGKNLKEVKLRDYRRHLGVVLQDNFLFDGTILENIRFSNPEANLETIKETCRVANADEFIEKFPNGYDTIVGERGVKLSGGQRQRIAIARALLADPKILILDEATSSLDSESEALIQEGLNNLRKGRTTFVIAHRLSTIRSAHQIFVVEAGEILERGSHEELVALDGRYKQLYDKQYRFEQNLFVNPGEDFTGSAAENLAQTKL; from the coding sequence ATGGCTGACGAAAAGAAGAAAAAGAAGATCAATTACTCAAGCGCGTGGGCTGAGGCTCGCAAGATAATGTGGAATGCTCGTTGGCGGCTGTTTCTAGGCAGTGTGCTAATGCTGATCTCTAGATTCGCGAGTATGGTTTTGCCGGCGTCGACCAAGTATATAGGCGACGAGGTTTTTACCAAACAGCGTTACGACTTGCTCAAATGGATAGCCCTCGCCGTCGGCATATCGACGATCATCCAGAGTGCGACCGGATTTGCCTTGTCGCAGATACTTGGCGTCGCGGCGCAGCGGGCGATCACGGAGATGCGGAAAACCGTGATGCGCCATATCGAGCGGCTGCCGATCTCGTATTTTGACTCAACGCAGAGCGGCCAGCTGATCTCACGGATAATGAACGACGCCGAAGGAATTCGAAATTTAGTCGGAACCGGACTCGGGCAGATCCTCGGCAGTCTCGTGACGTCGGTGATCGCGATCGGCGTTCTTTTTTACATCAATTGGCGTCTGACAACGGCAACGATGATCGTGCTGGTGATATTCGGATCCGTACTGATGTATGCATTTAAGGTGTTGCGGCCCATCTTTAAGGAAAGGAATGTCATCAACGCCGATGTGACCGGTCGATTGGGCGAATCGCTTGGCGGCATCCGTATTGTAAAGGCTTACACTGCCGAGAAACGCGAAGAACTCTCATTTGCTCGCGGAGCTCATAAATTATTTCGCAATGTCGCCAAAACGGTGACGGGAGTTTCGGCAATTGCGTCGTTCTCGTCGTTGGTGATCGGTGCCGTCGCGGTCGTGATGATGATCCTCGGCGGCAGTGCCGTTTCGGCGAATACGATGACGCTGGGCGATTTTCTGATGTATATATCGTTCACATTTCTGCTCGCAATGCCGGTTTTTGAATTAACGGCCATCGGCACGCAGATCACCGAAGCGCTCGCGGGGCTCGACCGCATTCGCGAGGTTATGGCGATGACGACCGAGGACGAGGCGGACGCCGGCAAGGCACCTTTGCCGCACGTGGACGGAACGATCGATTTTGAGAACGTCTTTTTCGAATACGATCCGGGTGTGCCGGTTTTGAAAGGTGTCAGCTTTCATTCGGAGGCCGGCACTACGACGGCACTTGTCGGCTCCTCGGGTTCGGGCAAATCAACGATCCTGAGCCTTGTACTGAATTTTATCCAGCCGACCACGGGTGACATCAAGATCGACGGCAAAAATCTAAAGGAAGTGAAACTACGTGATTACAGACGGCATCTGGGGGTAGTGTTGCAAGATAATTTCCTATTTGACGGCACCATTCTCGAAAATATCCGTTTCTCAAACCCGGAGGCTAATCTGGAAACGATAAAAGAGACGTGCCGGGTCGCAAACGCCGACGAATTCATAGAGAAATTTCCGAACGGATACGACACCATCGTCGGTGAACGCGGCGTTAAACTCTCGGGCGGCCAACGGCAGCGGATCGCGATCGCTCGAGCGCTGCTCGCTGACCCGAAAATACTGATCCTCGACGAAGCCACATCCAGCCTCGACAGCGAATCAGAAGCGCTTATTCAAGAAGGCCTCAACAACCTGCGTAAAGGCCGCACGACGTTTGTTATCGCACATCGACTTTCGACGATCCGAAGCGCCCATCAGATCTTCGTTGTCGAAGCCGGTGAGATACTCGAACGCGGCAGCCACGAGGAACTGGTCGCCCTCGACGGTAGGTACAAACAGTTATATGATAAGCAGTACCGATTTGAACAAAATCTCTTTGTAAATCCCGGCGAGGATTTTACCGGCTCCGCAGCCGAAAACCTTGCACAAACGAAACTGTAA
- a CDS encoding phosphotransferase, whose amino-acid sequence MSEYVNRLKQFLEARGQSTEFTALTADASTREYYRIQWKGASAIGCVYPESFIPEEQNYIDATKLFLASHLPVAEIYDFDGGLGVIIQEDLGDTVLRDVLLEAPKERSGRLLNEAISLIARIQTATPIAFEMDSIASRLKFDREKLLWELNFFKTHYFETYLSRPLDTAEDAAISAEFDELAADLEKCAVVLCHRDFHAANLMLDSKGQMRIIDHQDARIGSPAYDLVSLLLDRITVPPPPEWLADRRRYFLDVRRTLGMPKIDEDDFACEFRLQTIQRCLKAVGTFSYQSAVRGKTYFIPFIQPMFRIVDRAIGNVDRFPRLRSLIESELESDEVSRHDR is encoded by the coding sequence ATGTCTGAATACGTAAACCGACTTAAACAGTTTCTGGAGGCTCGCGGCCAGTCGACCGAATTTACGGCTCTGACTGCGGATGCTTCGACGCGCGAATATTACCGAATACAATGGAAAGGGGCATCGGCGATCGGGTGTGTGTATCCAGAATCTTTTATCCCGGAAGAACAGAATTATATTGATGCAACGAAGTTATTTCTGGCATCCCATCTCCCGGTTGCCGAGATCTACGATTTTGACGGAGGCCTGGGCGTGATAATCCAGGAAGACCTTGGCGACACTGTCCTGAGGGACGTCTTGCTTGAGGCTCCTAAGGAACGAAGCGGACGACTTCTCAATGAAGCGATTTCACTGATCGCCCGGATCCAAACCGCGACACCGATCGCGTTTGAGATGGACTCAATAGCGTCCAGACTGAAGTTTGATAGAGAAAAGTTGCTATGGGAACTTAATTTTTTCAAAACCCATTATTTTGAGACGTATCTGTCCAGACCACTCGACACTGCCGAAGACGCGGCGATCTCAGCCGAATTTGACGAACTCGCAGCTGATCTGGAGAAATGTGCAGTTGTGTTGTGTCATCGTGATTTCCACGCGGCAAATCTGATGCTTGACTCCAAGGGCCAAATGCGGATCATCGATCATCAGGATGCGCGTATCGGGTCGCCCGCGTACGATCTTGTATCGCTTCTGCTCGACCGGATCACGGTACCGCCGCCGCCTGAGTGGCTCGCCGATCGCAGGCGTTACTTCCTGGACGTCAGGCGGACTTTAGGAATGCCCAAGATCGACGAGGACGATTTTGCCTGCGAGTTTCGATTGCAAACCATCCAACGCTGTCTCAAGGCGGTCGGCACATTCTCGTACCAGTCGGCGGTGCGCGGCAAGACCTACTTCATTCCATTTATCCAGCCGATGTTTCGCATAGTCGATCGCGCGATCGGAAACGTCGATAGATTCCCACGCCTAAGGTCTCTTATCGAGAGCGAATTAGAGTCGGACGAAGTCAGCAGGCACGATCGCTGA
- a CDS encoding NDP-sugar synthase — translation MKAMILAAGFGTRLFPLTIDRTKPAIPFLGKPLVGYVAEYVAKFGIKDFVVNLHHQPDSVIDALGDGDQFGVHIEYTREVPKILGTAGALDNARQFLEDSTFIIVNGKIITDIDIAAAIEAHKRSGAIATMILKPNSKRERFTIVGTADGWVTGFGDYATPVSGQEIKDVEHEIVTPLMFTGIHILEPRVFDYIPRGVYSDIVPTFYNPALAAGEKIATYVTDANWFELSTIPRYLDISLSMMGSGDVHFGRNCVMAGAASLKDSVLWDDVTIGDGATLYRTIVADGVTIEPGEHFENAAIVRADMVRNCTEIPEKAMKGYVQGENYIVPLN, via the coding sequence ATGAAGGCGATGATCCTCGCGGCCGGGTTCGGCACGCGGCTATTTCCATTAACAATAGATCGTACTAAGCCGGCGATACCCTTCCTAGGCAAGCCGCTGGTCGGTTACGTTGCTGAATACGTCGCCAAATTCGGTATCAAGGATTTTGTCGTCAATCTGCATCACCAACCCGATTCAGTGATCGACGCTCTCGGCGACGGTGACCAATTCGGTGTCCATATCGAATATACCCGCGAAGTGCCGAAGATACTTGGGACGGCCGGTGCACTCGATAATGCCCGCCAATTTCTGGAGGACAGCACCTTTATAATTGTCAACGGAAAGATCATCACGGACATCGATATTGCCGCCGCGATCGAGGCGCATAAGCGATCAGGGGCGATCGCGACGATGATACTTAAGCCTAATTCGAAGCGCGAGAGATTTACGATCGTGGGCACTGCTGATGGTTGGGTTACGGGGTTTGGCGATTATGCAACGCCCGTTTCCGGACAAGAGATAAAGGACGTCGAACACGAAATTGTAACGCCGCTGATGTTTACCGGCATCCATATTCTTGAGCCTCGCGTGTTCGATTACATTCCGCGCGGTGTGTACTCAGATATTGTTCCGACATTTTATAATCCGGCACTCGCGGCGGGCGAAAAAATCGCTACGTATGTCACCGACGCCAACTGGTTCGAATTGTCGACAATTCCTAGATATCTCGATATTTCACTATCAATGATGGGCAGCGGCGATGTTCATTTTGGCCGCAATTGTGTGATGGCGGGTGCGGCGAGCCTCAAAGATTCGGTCCTGTGGGACGACGTGACGATCGGCGACGGTGCAACGCTCTACCGGACCATCGTCGCCGATGGAGTTACGATCGAGCCGGGCGAACACTTCGAGAATGCCGCCATTGTCCGAGCCGATATGGTGCGAAATTGTACTGAAATACCCGAAAAGGCAATGAAGGGATACGTCCAGGGTGAAAACTATATAGTTCCGTTGAATTGA
- a CDS encoding VCBS repeat-containing protein produces MNNFKKLDERGKAAIYSMVVLALAIGGLIYGVGLNQVVAKSKDERSVARPTSPTAVFAANAPTLGAIPDAVLSGCNDANPPTSRDVTFTVTGIPGSPSAVGVDMTFGSPIHTWMADIKAVLIAPNGANHVIFGRTGATTATGCGDSSTLAGPYEFSDAASSPPSGGWWQAAIATAAGSAVPSGLYRSTAVGGAGATSPAPATTINTAFAAIPTSNGTWTLRLTDHGQGDTGAVSAANLTLTAAGPATASAPVDFNGDGKTDYSVVRNTGGGPSGEVTWYACTNGQAEPACWNFFVWGLASDFFVPEDYDGDNKTDIAVWRPGAATVAAFYIFQSQTSTLRIEYFGQSGDDPSVVGDYDGDNKADVAVFRNGINPGDQSVWYYRTSQSGPVSFVPWGSTGDFPAPGDYDGDGKNDFVIQRNDGGGQARFWRQFATGGTDTINFGTPTDLIVPGDYDGDGKTDVAVARGVGGNISWFVVPSSTGVISAAPYAVFGTSSTDYVVQGDYDGDGKTDVAIWRPNVDSTQNFFYTLGSTAGLGRFEWGATGDYPTANFNSH; encoded by the coding sequence TTCCCCAACAGCCGTGTTTGCGGCAAACGCACCGACTCTCGGGGCGATCCCTGATGCGGTGCTGTCTGGATGTAATGATGCCAACCCACCAACATCGAGGGACGTAACTTTTACTGTAACGGGAATTCCCGGAAGTCCATCGGCGGTAGGTGTTGATATGACATTTGGCTCTCCGATCCACACGTGGATGGCAGACATTAAAGCAGTTTTGATCGCTCCGAACGGTGCAAATCACGTTATCTTTGGCCGCACCGGTGCAACCACTGCAACTGGTTGCGGAGACAGTTCGACCCTCGCGGGGCCGTATGAGTTTAGTGACGCTGCCTCGTCTCCGCCGTCAGGCGGATGGTGGCAAGCGGCGATTGCAACGGCTGCAGGTTCGGCTGTGCCATCCGGATTATATCGTTCAACTGCGGTTGGCGGTGCCGGAGCTACTAGCCCTGCACCGGCAACGACCATTAATACAGCATTTGCGGCAATCCCGACGTCAAATGGCACTTGGACGCTGCGCTTAACCGATCACGGACAGGGCGATACCGGAGCTGTTTCCGCCGCCAATTTGACTCTGACGGCTGCCGGACCGGCAACTGCGAGCGCACCCGTGGACTTCAACGGTGACGGCAAGACCGACTATTCAGTTGTTAGAAACACCGGCGGCGGCCCGAGCGGCGAGGTAACCTGGTACGCGTGTACTAACGGACAAGCGGAACCCGCTTGTTGGAACTTCTTTGTCTGGGGCCTCGCATCGGACTTCTTTGTTCCCGAGGATTATGACGGCGACAATAAGACGGACATCGCTGTTTGGCGTCCCGGTGCGGCAACGGTTGCTGCATTCTATATATTCCAGAGCCAGACAAGTACGCTTAGAATAGAATACTTTGGCCAGTCCGGCGACGATCCTTCCGTTGTGGGCGACTATGACGGCGATAACAAGGCCGACGTTGCTGTATTCCGCAACGGCATAAATCCGGGCGACCAGAGCGTTTGGTATTACCGTACGAGCCAATCCGGTCCTGTGAGTTTCGTGCCGTGGGGTTCGACGGGTGACTTCCCTGCTCCGGGTGATTACGATGGTGACGGCAAAAACGACTTTGTCATCCAGCGCAATGACGGCGGCGGCCAGGCCCGATTCTGGCGGCAATTTGCCACCGGCGGCACCGATACCATCAACTTCGGTACACCCACCGATCTGATCGTCCCCGGCGACTATGACGGTGACGGCAAGACAGATGTCGCGGTTGCCCGTGGTGTAGGGGGGAATATCTCCTGGTTTGTCGTGCCGAGTTCGACTGGCGTCATCAGTGCCGCTCCGTACGCGGTATTTGGCACATCGTCGACCGACTATGTGGTCCAGGGCGACTATGACGGCGACGGCAAAACCGACGTTGCCATTTGGCGACCTAATGTCGATTCGACGCAGAACTTCTTCTACACTTTGGGAAGCACTGCAGGACTTGGACGATTTGAGTGGGGAGCAACCGGCGACTATCCGACCGCAAACTTCAACTCGCATTAA